The Henckelia pumila isolate YLH828 chromosome 2, ASM3356847v2, whole genome shotgun sequence genome includes a window with the following:
- the LOC140883716 gene encoding chromatin modification-related protein EAF1 A-like isoform X3, with the protein MGGILEGGVGIANKSSPYRASIEKVQAELRKEYDVREERKRELEFLEKGGDPLDFKLGNAASVSVQSTSFTNLQPDLVTSEPKDSFAFTASLYGDSVESSGRLAAALCEPNSADNLMLFDAEHEYSEGDRNSFHPTRGNVVPPEQSSERSHKTREHGDSSAFGLPRKAYKRRYRSRSNRDGARSGSSDVNPALGSHGSSLPSHHGLGNVVGPLSDVENLDVSSNCNSKPGRPVDGTLCPDVCVDDHQFVELNDAKAVGSTKDLIQGVSSHSALDATASKNPQGLDKPSFSNAVKTPMKMDCNEPAALQSMEEMASAVVEHEPRAAAGKVENHSSCQMNGFVNKKGDAITNDAYNGNAARHGNAFDSGSCSQTNLDVDRNNDTEIGTKISTIDSNGDVDSQNLMPEDLVVGARETKEAKLIDNFSGNEESASACLSHGQNGPPAQPKEETIQGRSLLHDKLMNQPDISGIEAGGCSGSESGRKPAVPLVENSSPQSEMFCSVIRNSVADLPEAGSSSKASTISFNAPTPGNLKLASVDEESILKEAGIIEAKRKRIAELSSLTLPVEIPHKSHWDYVLEEMAWLANDFAQERIWKLAASSQICNRAAFSSRVRKQEKSSSMKAMIVARTLARAVMEFWHSVEKISKELEQPTQKDGEPAVQSYMARFLKYNNSNVLHYQADVQSTLDKVSDSGILDLSWEDSLTEENLFYAIPLGAMVTYKKSIESLVAHYERIGGDVREEVETSACDLVADNLYYEDDGDTCTFGMPMTSDDGKSSKFGQKKRKFSSHAYGARAYGIGSDYLPVHISETKIVTQQSALLAKRPGSNLNVSIPTKRMRTASRRILSPFSAGTSGCIQMPNKTDASSGDTNSFQDDQSTLHGGSSFPINVEVDSGGEFEKNLAFDSAEVSTKPKKKKKTSAFEQRWQIDSNFHSDQRDHSKKRSDSYQLESNGCNGILGQPTTKKIIQPSQDGSFDNTSTVAGHVPSPVASQMSNMYHPNKFYKMLGGRERGRKVKTLKMPTGQPGSGTPWSLFEDQALVVMVHDMGPNWELVSDAFNSTMQFKCIFRNAKECKERHNILMDKSSGDGAESAEDSGSSQPYPSTLPGIPKGSARQLFQHLKEPMEEDTLRSHREKIILIGQKLRYHKTQDPKQLQPPHSSHTMALSQVCPNNMGGGSVLSPLDLCDANVSGADIPSLGHQGAYSSGLIISNQSAGAPTHPTSGASSTLQGSSNMMLGNNFPSSPGPLSSVRDGRYGAPRPALLSIDEQQRIQQYNQMVSGRNGQQSNLPSSGALPGIDRGVRVPPSGSGIGMVCISGSTPMARHGLHGVASSSSVNSGSMVSANMHPGVRSGPGNSSLRPREGSPMMRPGLSQDSQRQMMTPDLQMQVSPGSNQVMSHFGGLSSPFTNQTVSPPVPSYPLHHQQSHQISPQQAQVPSPRHPHFQGPASHASNPQQQAYAIRLAKERQMQQRFLQQQPPQQQFAASNSSVPHVQQPHLPASSAVQNSPLVQSPANSPSVSVSPLTSPSSINAMSQQQQKHHTPTQGAIRNAQTGSGALTNQTSKQRQKQQQPFIQTNRQHPQQRQQSQSQQQAKGVKGVGRGGNMMIHQNLQIDPAILNGSIMEAQDSYTGSSANAVAPTRQYATSQLSNQPLPQQKKYSGQASSSSKHLQQMISHSDTSQGHVPPVAPAPGLPAAHQSVTPLAAASSNHPQIIPHQKFVNQNQSALQKVVQSNHQFGSEAIHKAHPRGSDTYQNSTSNSTEMEATTSLPQNQWHTSEPVNESNVLNSATSLGSLGSKPANLSESILQSSQGHGQRLSSANLIPITHDVSSQWQRQQPQAQHSHSPSPSSQQQSQIHQAGNAKFYSTPGDSRLE; encoded by the exons ATGGGAGGCATTCTCGAAGGCGGAGTTGGTATTGCTAACAAATCTTCTCCGTATCGAGCATCAATTGAGAAAGTTCAAGCAGAGCTTAG GAAAGAGTATGATGTTCGGgaggaaagaaaaagagaattGGAATTTCTTGAAAAA GGTGGAGATCCTCTAGATTTTAAGCTTGGGAATGCTGCTTCAGTTAGTGTGCAATCAACTTCGTTTACAAACTTGCAACCTGATCTTGTGACCAG TGAACCAAAGGATAGTTTTGCATTTACCGCATCGCTTTATGGAGACTCTGTGGAAAGTAGTGGTAGACTTGCAGCTGCTCTCTGTGAACCGAATAGTGCTGATAATCTCATGTTATTTGATGCTGAACATGAATATTCTGAAGGTGATCGAAATTCTTTTCATCCCACTAGGGGTAATGTTGTGCCACCAGAGCAATCATCGGAAAGGAGCCATAAAACCAGGGAACATGGGGATTCATCTGCTTTTGGGCTCCCTAGAAAAGCATACAAGAGACGTTATAGATCACGCTCAAATCGTGATGGGGCTAGGTCTGGCTCGAGTGATGTAAATCCAGCGCTTGGCTCTCATGGATCTTCTTTACCTTCACACCACGGCCTCGGAAATGTAGTAGGACCGTTGTCTGATGTAGAAAACCTAGATGTATCCTCAAACTGTAATTCAAAGCCTGGAAGGCCAGTAGATGGTACCCTCTGTCCAGATGTATGTGTAGATGATCATCAGTTTGTGGAGTTGAATGATGCAAAGGCTGTGGGATCAACTAAGGATCTGATCCAAGGTGTTTCTAGCCACTCTGCTTTAGATGCTACTGCTTCAAAAAATCCCCAAGGACTTGATAAACCATCATTCTCGAATGCTGTAAAAACTCCCATGAAAATGGATTGTAACGAACCTGCTGCGTTGCAATCAATGGAAGAGATGGCTTCTGCGGTAGTTGAGCATGAGCCAAGAGCAGCTGCTGGAAAAGTTGAGAATCATAGTTCTTGTCAGATGAATGGTTTTGTCAATAAAAAGGGTGATGCGATAACAAATGATGCTTATAATGGCAATGCAGCACGTCACGGAAATGCCTTCGATTCCGGGTCCTGTTCCCAAACCAACCTAGATGTTGATAGAAATAATGATACCGAAATAGGTACTAAAATCAGTACCATTGACTCAAATGGAGACGTAGACAGTCAAAATTTAATGCCAGAAGACTTGGTAGTAGGGGCGAGAGAAACTAAAGAGGCCAAGCTTATTGATAATTTTTCTGGTAACGAAGAGAGTGCCTCTGCATGTCTAAGTCATGGGCAAAATGGTCCCCCTGCCCAGCCTAAGGAAGAAACAATTCAAGGTAGATCTTTATTGCATGACAAGTTGATGAATCAACCCGACATTAGCGGCATAGAAGCTGGCGGCTGTAGTGGGTCAGAATCAGGGAGAAAACCTGCCGTCCCATTGGTTGAAAATTCTTCCCCGCAGAGTGAAATGTTTTGCTCAGTCATACGTAACTCAGTTGCTGATCTTCCTGAGGCTGGATCATCGTCAAAGGCTTCTACCATTTCCTTTAACGCTCCAACTCCCGGAAACTTGAAATTAGCAAGTGTTGATGAAGAATCAATCTTAAAGGAAGCAGGGATCATAGAG GCAAAGCGAAAAAGGATTGCCGAATTATCTTCTTTGACTTTACCTGTGGAGATTCCTCATAAATCTCATTGGGATTATGTGCTTGAAGAAATGGCATGGTTGGCAAATGATTTTGCACAG GAGCGGATATGGAAATTAGCTGCAAGTTCTCAAATATGTAATCGAGCTGCTTTTAGTTCTCGGGtgagaaaacaagaaaaaagtTCTAGCATGAAGGCAATGATAGTTGCTCGTACCTTGGCGAGGGCTGTCATGGAGTTCTGGCATTCAGTAGAG AAGATAAGCAAAGAACTCGAGCAGCCAACTCAAAAGGATGGTGAACCTGCTGTTCAGTCTTATATGGCAAGATTtctgaaatataacaactcaaatgTTCTGCATTACCAAGCTGACGTACAAAGTACTTTGGATAAAGTATCTGATTCAGGAATCCTGGACTTGTCTTGGGAGGATAGTCTGACCGAA GAAAACCTCTTCTACGCAATTCCCCTCGGGGCTATGGTGACCTACAAAAAATCAATTGAATCTCTTGTGGCTCACTATGAG AGAATTGGAGGAGATGTGCGAGAGGAAGTGGAGACATCTGCTTGTGATCTTGTGGCAG ATAATTTGTATTATGAGGATGATGGTGACACATGCACATTTGGTATGCCTATGACTTCGGATGATGGCAAGTCTTCAAAATTCGGCCAAAAGAAGCGGAAATTCTCATCACATGCATATGGTGCTAGGGCATATGGAATAGGCTCTGATTATTTGCCCGTGCATATTTCAGAGACTAAAATTGTGACACAACAATCTGCTTTACTTGCCAAACGACCAGGCAGCAATCTCAATGTGTCAATCCCTACAAAACGCATGCGAACTGCTTCCAGGAGAATCTTGAGCCCGTTCAGTGCAGGAACATCTGGATGCATACAGATGCCAAATAAAACAGATGCTTCAAGTGGTGATACCAATTCATTTCAGGACGATCAAAGTACTCTGCATGGTGGATCTTCTTTTCCAATTAATGTGGAAGTTGATTCTGGTGGTGAATTTGAAAAGAATTTAGCTTTTGACTCTGCAGAAGTTTCAACGAAAcctaagaagaagaagaaa ACTTCTGCATTTGAACAGAGATGGCAGATTGATTCCAATTTTCATAGTGACCAG AGGGATCACTCGAAAAAGAGATCAGATAGTTATCAACTTGAATCTAATGGCTGCAACG GAATATTGGGTCAGCCCACGACGAAGAAGATTATACAGCCATCGCAGGATGGCTCTTTTGACAACACTTCGACAGTTGCTGGGCATGTTCCTTCACCCGTGGCATCCCAAATGAGTAATATGTACCATCCAAATAAGTTCTATAAAATGCTTGGTGGCCGGGAGCGTGGAAGGAAAGTTAAAACTCTCAAG ATGCCTACTGGGCAGCCAGGTTCAGGGACTCCATGGTCACTTTTCGAGGACCAG GCGCTTGTTGTCATGGTACATGATATGGGTCCAAATTGGGAGCTTGTAAGTGATGCTTTTAACAGCACGATGCAATTTAAG TGCATTTTTCGTAATGCTAAAGAATGCAAGGAGCGGCATAACATTCTGATGGATAAATCCTCTGGTGATGGAGCTGAGAGTGCCGAGGATTCTGGGTCTTCGCAACCTTACCCTTCTACACTTCCTGGCATTCCTAAA GGGAGCGCCAGACAATTGTTTCAGCATTTGAAGGAACCAATGGAAGAAGATACCCTCAGATCTCACCGTGAGAAAATCATCTTAATTGGCCAGAAACTTCGTTATCATAAGACTCAG GATCCCAAACAACTACAACCTCCTCACAGCTCTCATACAATGGCTCTTTCTCAAGTTTGTCCAAATAACATGGGTGGGGGTTCTGTTTTAAG TCCTTTGGATTTGTGTGATGCCAATGTGTCAGGCGCTGATATACCTTCTCTCGGGCATCAAGGAGCATATTCTAGTGGATTAATTATATCGAATCAAAGTGCTGGGGCGCCAACACATCCAACATCCGGTGCTAGTTCTACATTGCAGGGATCCTCGAATATGATGCTCGGCAATAATTTTCCTTCATCACCTGGCCCTCTCAGTTCTGTCAG GGATGGTAGATATGGGGCTCCTAGACCAGCATTATTATCAATTGATGAACAGCAAAGAATTCAACAGTATAATCAAATGGTATCAGGTAGAAATGGCCAGCAATCCAATTTGCCCTCTTCTGGAGCTCTTCCAGGAATTGATCGTGGCGTTCGTGTTCCTCCCAGTGGTAGCGGCATTGGCATGGTGTGCATTAGTGGGAGCACGCCTATGGCAAGACATGGACTCCATGGTGTTGCCTCATCATCCTCAGTTAATTCTGGGAGTATGGTATCAGCGAACATGCACCCTGGAGTCAGATCTGGCCCAGGAAACTCGAGTTTGAGACCTCGGGAGGGTTCACCCATGATGCGG CCTGGACTAAGTCAGGATTCTCAGAGGCAAATGATGACTCCTGACCTTCAGATGCAAGTCTCTCCAGGAAGCAACCAAGTCATGTCTCACTTTGGGGGATTGAGTTCCCCCTTCACTAACCAGACCGTGTCTCCACCCGTGCCATCATACCCCCTCCATCATCAGCAGTCCCATCAAATATCTCCACAACAGGCTCAAGTTCCTAGTCCTCGTCACCCACATTTTCAAGGACCGGCCAGTCATGCCTCTAATCCCCAGCAGCAAGCATATGCAATTCGATTGGCTAAAGAACGGCAGATGCAGCAACGTTTTCTGCAGCAGCAGCCGCCACAGCAACAATTTGCTGCATCTAATTCATCTGTTCCACATGTACAACAGCCCCATCTTCCTGCATCATCTGCTGTGCAAAACAGTCCGCTAGTTCAATCCCCGGCAAATTCTCCATCAGTATCAGTATCACCCTTGACGTCACCTTCTTCAATTAATGCAATGTCTCAGCAGCAACAAAAGCATCATACTCCAACCCAGGGAGCGATCCGTAATGCTCAAACAGGTTCTGGTGCATTAACCAATCAGACAAGCAAGCAACGACAAAAGCAGCAACAGCCATTTATACAAACTAACAGGCAACATCCACAGCAGCGGCAGCAGTCACAATCTCAACAGCAAGCTAAGGGTGTTAAGGGAGTTGGTAGAGGAGGGAACATGATGATTCATCAGAACCTCCAGATTGATCCTGCCATTTTGAATGGGTCTATAATGGAAGCTCAGGATTCATATACTGGTTCATCCGCTAATGCTGTGGCACCGACCAGGCAATATGCAACTTCACAATTGTCTAATCAGCCCCTGCCTCAGCAGAAAAAATATTCTGGTCAAGCATCATCATCATCTAAGCATTTACAGCAAATGATTTCTCATTCTGATACCAGTCAAGGTCATGTTCCACCAGTTGCTCCTGCTCCAGGTTTGCCTGCTGCCCATCAGTCTGTTACGCCATTGGCTGCTGCTTCTTCTAACCACCCGCAGATAATACCTCATCAAAAGTTCGTGAATCAAAATCAGTCGGCTCTCCAAAAGGTGGTTCAATCAAACCACCAGTTTGGTTCGGAAGCAATACATAAAGCACATCCCAGAGGCTCTGATACTTATCAAAACTCGACCAGTAACTCCACTGAAATGGAAGCAACAACATCATTGCCTCAGAACCAGTGGCATACTTCAGAACCAGTAAATGAATCAAATGTGTTGAATTCAGCAACAAGTTTGGGGTCCTTGGGTTCCAAACCAGCAAATTTAAGTGAGTCTATTCTTCAATCCAGCCAAGGACATGGGCAGAGACTATCATCGGCCAATTTAATACCTATTACGCATGATGTGAGTTCACAATGGCAGCGCCAGCAGCCACAAGCGCAACATTCTCACTCTCCATCTCCCTCGTCTCAGCAGCAGTCGCAGATTCACCAGGCAGGGAATGCAAAATTTTACAGTACTCCCGGTGACTCTAGATTGGAGTGA
- the LOC140883716 gene encoding chromatin modification-related protein EAF1 A-like isoform X5 — translation MGGILEGGVGIANKSSPYRASIEKVQAELRKEYDVREERKRELEFLEKGGDPLDFKLGNAASVSVQSTSFTNLQPDLVTRGNVVPPEQSSERSHKTREHGDSSAFGLPRKAYKRRYRSRSNRDGARSGSSDVNPALGSHGSSLPSHHGLGNVVGPLSDVENLDVSSNCNSKPGRPVDGTLCPDVCVDDHQFVELNDAKAVGSTKDLIQGVSSHSALDATASKNPQGLDKPSFSNAVKTPMKMDCNEPAALQSMEEMASAVVEHEPRAAAGKVENHSSCQMNGFVNKKGDAITNDAYNGNAARHGNAFDSGSCSQTNLDVDRNNDTEIGTKISTIDSNGDVDSQNLMPEDLVVGARETKEAKLIDNFSGNEESASACLSHGQNGPPAQPKEETIQGRSLLHDKLMNQPDISGIEAGGCSGSESGRKPAVPLVENSSPQSEMFCSVIRNSVADLPEAGSSSKASTISFNAPTPGNLKLASVDEESILKEAGIIEAKRKRIAELSSLTLPVEIPHKSHWDYVLEEMAWLANDFAQERIWKLAASSQICNRAAFSSRVRKQEKSSSMKAMIVARTLARAVMEFWHSVEKISKELEQPTQKDGEPAVQSYMARFLKYNNSNVLHYQADVQSTLDKVSDSGILDLSWEDSLTEENLFYAIPLGAMVTYKKSIESLVAHYERIGGDVREEVETSACDLVADNLYYEDDGDTCTFGMPMTSDDGKSSKFGQKKRKFSSHAYGARAYGIGSDYLPVHISETKIVTQQSALLAKRPGSNLNVSIPTKRMRTASRRILSPFSAGTSGCIQMPNKTDASSGDTNSFQDDQSTLHGGSSFPINVEVDSGGEFEKNLAFDSAEVSTKPKKKKKVKHPTSAFEQRWQIDSNFHSDQRDHSKKRSDSYQLESNGCNGILGQPTTKKIIQPSQDGSFDNTSTVAGHVPSPVASQMSNMYHPNKFYKMLGGRERGRKVKTLKMPTGQPGSGTPWSLFEDQALVVMVHDMGPNWELVSDAFNSTMQFKCIFRNAKECKERHNILMDKSSGDGAESAEDSGSSQPYPSTLPGIPKGSARQLFQHLKEPMEEDTLRSHREKIILIGQKLRYHKTQDPKQLQPPHSSHTMALSQVCPNNMGGGSVLSPLDLCDANVSGADIPSLGHQGAYSSGLIISNQSAGAPTHPTSGASSTLQGSSNMMLGNNFPSSPGPLSSVRDGRYGAPRPALLSIDEQQRIQQYNQMVSGRNGQQSNLPSSGALPGIDRGVRVPPSGSGIGMVCISGSTPMARHGLHGVASSSSVNSGSMVSANMHPGVRSGPGNSSLRPREGSPMMRPGLSQDSQRQMMTPDLQMQVSPGSNQVMSHFGGLSSPFTNQTVSPPVPSYPLHHQQSHQISPQQAQVPSPRHPHFQGPASHASNPQQQAYAIRLAKERQMQQRFLQQQPPQQQFAASNSSVPHVQQPHLPASSAVQNSPLVQSPANSPSVSVSPLTSPSSINAMSQQQQKHHTPTQGAIRNAQTGSGALTNQTSKQRQKQQQPFIQTNRQHPQQRQQSQSQQQAKGVKGVGRGGNMMIHQNLQIDPAILNGSIMEAQDSYTGSSANAVAPTRQYATSQLSNQPLPQQKKYSGQASSSSKHLQQMISHSDTSQGHVPPVAPAPGLPAAHQSVTPLAAASSNHPQIIPHQKFVNQNQSALQKVVQSNHQFGSEAIHKAHPRGSDTYQNSTSNSTEMEATTSLPQNQWHTSEPVNESNVLNSATSLGSLGSKPANLSESILQSSQGHGQRLSSANLIPITHDVSSQWQRQQPQAQHSHSPSPSSQQQSQIHQAGNAKFYSTPGDSRLE, via the exons ATGGGAGGCATTCTCGAAGGCGGAGTTGGTATTGCTAACAAATCTTCTCCGTATCGAGCATCAATTGAGAAAGTTCAAGCAGAGCTTAG GAAAGAGTATGATGTTCGGgaggaaagaaaaagagaattGGAATTTCTTGAAAAA GGTGGAGATCCTCTAGATTTTAAGCTTGGGAATGCTGCTTCAGTTAGTGTGCAATCAACTTCGTTTACAAACTTGCAACCTGATCTTGTGACCAG GGGTAATGTTGTGCCACCAGAGCAATCATCGGAAAGGAGCCATAAAACCAGGGAACATGGGGATTCATCTGCTTTTGGGCTCCCTAGAAAAGCATACAAGAGACGTTATAGATCACGCTCAAATCGTGATGGGGCTAGGTCTGGCTCGAGTGATGTAAATCCAGCGCTTGGCTCTCATGGATCTTCTTTACCTTCACACCACGGCCTCGGAAATGTAGTAGGACCGTTGTCTGATGTAGAAAACCTAGATGTATCCTCAAACTGTAATTCAAAGCCTGGAAGGCCAGTAGATGGTACCCTCTGTCCAGATGTATGTGTAGATGATCATCAGTTTGTGGAGTTGAATGATGCAAAGGCTGTGGGATCAACTAAGGATCTGATCCAAGGTGTTTCTAGCCACTCTGCTTTAGATGCTACTGCTTCAAAAAATCCCCAAGGACTTGATAAACCATCATTCTCGAATGCTGTAAAAACTCCCATGAAAATGGATTGTAACGAACCTGCTGCGTTGCAATCAATGGAAGAGATGGCTTCTGCGGTAGTTGAGCATGAGCCAAGAGCAGCTGCTGGAAAAGTTGAGAATCATAGTTCTTGTCAGATGAATGGTTTTGTCAATAAAAAGGGTGATGCGATAACAAATGATGCTTATAATGGCAATGCAGCACGTCACGGAAATGCCTTCGATTCCGGGTCCTGTTCCCAAACCAACCTAGATGTTGATAGAAATAATGATACCGAAATAGGTACTAAAATCAGTACCATTGACTCAAATGGAGACGTAGACAGTCAAAATTTAATGCCAGAAGACTTGGTAGTAGGGGCGAGAGAAACTAAAGAGGCCAAGCTTATTGATAATTTTTCTGGTAACGAAGAGAGTGCCTCTGCATGTCTAAGTCATGGGCAAAATGGTCCCCCTGCCCAGCCTAAGGAAGAAACAATTCAAGGTAGATCTTTATTGCATGACAAGTTGATGAATCAACCCGACATTAGCGGCATAGAAGCTGGCGGCTGTAGTGGGTCAGAATCAGGGAGAAAACCTGCCGTCCCATTGGTTGAAAATTCTTCCCCGCAGAGTGAAATGTTTTGCTCAGTCATACGTAACTCAGTTGCTGATCTTCCTGAGGCTGGATCATCGTCAAAGGCTTCTACCATTTCCTTTAACGCTCCAACTCCCGGAAACTTGAAATTAGCAAGTGTTGATGAAGAATCAATCTTAAAGGAAGCAGGGATCATAGAG GCAAAGCGAAAAAGGATTGCCGAATTATCTTCTTTGACTTTACCTGTGGAGATTCCTCATAAATCTCATTGGGATTATGTGCTTGAAGAAATGGCATGGTTGGCAAATGATTTTGCACAG GAGCGGATATGGAAATTAGCTGCAAGTTCTCAAATATGTAATCGAGCTGCTTTTAGTTCTCGGGtgagaaaacaagaaaaaagtTCTAGCATGAAGGCAATGATAGTTGCTCGTACCTTGGCGAGGGCTGTCATGGAGTTCTGGCATTCAGTAGAG AAGATAAGCAAAGAACTCGAGCAGCCAACTCAAAAGGATGGTGAACCTGCTGTTCAGTCTTATATGGCAAGATTtctgaaatataacaactcaaatgTTCTGCATTACCAAGCTGACGTACAAAGTACTTTGGATAAAGTATCTGATTCAGGAATCCTGGACTTGTCTTGGGAGGATAGTCTGACCGAA GAAAACCTCTTCTACGCAATTCCCCTCGGGGCTATGGTGACCTACAAAAAATCAATTGAATCTCTTGTGGCTCACTATGAG AGAATTGGAGGAGATGTGCGAGAGGAAGTGGAGACATCTGCTTGTGATCTTGTGGCAG ATAATTTGTATTATGAGGATGATGGTGACACATGCACATTTGGTATGCCTATGACTTCGGATGATGGCAAGTCTTCAAAATTCGGCCAAAAGAAGCGGAAATTCTCATCACATGCATATGGTGCTAGGGCATATGGAATAGGCTCTGATTATTTGCCCGTGCATATTTCAGAGACTAAAATTGTGACACAACAATCTGCTTTACTTGCCAAACGACCAGGCAGCAATCTCAATGTGTCAATCCCTACAAAACGCATGCGAACTGCTTCCAGGAGAATCTTGAGCCCGTTCAGTGCAGGAACATCTGGATGCATACAGATGCCAAATAAAACAGATGCTTCAAGTGGTGATACCAATTCATTTCAGGACGATCAAAGTACTCTGCATGGTGGATCTTCTTTTCCAATTAATGTGGAAGTTGATTCTGGTGGTGAATTTGAAAAGAATTTAGCTTTTGACTCTGCAGAAGTTTCAACGAAAcctaagaagaagaagaaagtaaAACATCCG ACTTCTGCATTTGAACAGAGATGGCAGATTGATTCCAATTTTCATAGTGACCAG AGGGATCACTCGAAAAAGAGATCAGATAGTTATCAACTTGAATCTAATGGCTGCAACG GAATATTGGGTCAGCCCACGACGAAGAAGATTATACAGCCATCGCAGGATGGCTCTTTTGACAACACTTCGACAGTTGCTGGGCATGTTCCTTCACCCGTGGCATCCCAAATGAGTAATATGTACCATCCAAATAAGTTCTATAAAATGCTTGGTGGCCGGGAGCGTGGAAGGAAAGTTAAAACTCTCAAG ATGCCTACTGGGCAGCCAGGTTCAGGGACTCCATGGTCACTTTTCGAGGACCAG GCGCTTGTTGTCATGGTACATGATATGGGTCCAAATTGGGAGCTTGTAAGTGATGCTTTTAACAGCACGATGCAATTTAAG TGCATTTTTCGTAATGCTAAAGAATGCAAGGAGCGGCATAACATTCTGATGGATAAATCCTCTGGTGATGGAGCTGAGAGTGCCGAGGATTCTGGGTCTTCGCAACCTTACCCTTCTACACTTCCTGGCATTCCTAAA GGGAGCGCCAGACAATTGTTTCAGCATTTGAAGGAACCAATGGAAGAAGATACCCTCAGATCTCACCGTGAGAAAATCATCTTAATTGGCCAGAAACTTCGTTATCATAAGACTCAG GATCCCAAACAACTACAACCTCCTCACAGCTCTCATACAATGGCTCTTTCTCAAGTTTGTCCAAATAACATGGGTGGGGGTTCTGTTTTAAG TCCTTTGGATTTGTGTGATGCCAATGTGTCAGGCGCTGATATACCTTCTCTCGGGCATCAAGGAGCATATTCTAGTGGATTAATTATATCGAATCAAAGTGCTGGGGCGCCAACACATCCAACATCCGGTGCTAGTTCTACATTGCAGGGATCCTCGAATATGATGCTCGGCAATAATTTTCCTTCATCACCTGGCCCTCTCAGTTCTGTCAG GGATGGTAGATATGGGGCTCCTAGACCAGCATTATTATCAATTGATGAACAGCAAAGAATTCAACAGTATAATCAAATGGTATCAGGTAGAAATGGCCAGCAATCCAATTTGCCCTCTTCTGGAGCTCTTCCAGGAATTGATCGTGGCGTTCGTGTTCCTCCCAGTGGTAGCGGCATTGGCATGGTGTGCATTAGTGGGAGCACGCCTATGGCAAGACATGGACTCCATGGTGTTGCCTCATCATCCTCAGTTAATTCTGGGAGTATGGTATCAGCGAACATGCACCCTGGAGTCAGATCTGGCCCAGGAAACTCGAGTTTGAGACCTCGGGAGGGTTCACCCATGATGCGG CCTGGACTAAGTCAGGATTCTCAGAGGCAAATGATGACTCCTGACCTTCAGATGCAAGTCTCTCCAGGAAGCAACCAAGTCATGTCTCACTTTGGGGGATTGAGTTCCCCCTTCACTAACCAGACCGTGTCTCCACCCGTGCCATCATACCCCCTCCATCATCAGCAGTCCCATCAAATATCTCCACAACAGGCTCAAGTTCCTAGTCCTCGTCACCCACATTTTCAAGGACCGGCCAGTCATGCCTCTAATCCCCAGCAGCAAGCATATGCAATTCGATTGGCTAAAGAACGGCAGATGCAGCAACGTTTTCTGCAGCAGCAGCCGCCACAGCAACAATTTGCTGCATCTAATTCATCTGTTCCACATGTACAACAGCCCCATCTTCCTGCATCATCTGCTGTGCAAAACAGTCCGCTAGTTCAATCCCCGGCAAATTCTCCATCAGTATCAGTATCACCCTTGACGTCACCTTCTTCAATTAATGCAATGTCTCAGCAGCAACAAAAGCATCATACTCCAACCCAGGGAGCGATCCGTAATGCTCAAACAGGTTCTGGTGCATTAACCAATCAGACAAGCAAGCAACGACAAAAGCAGCAACAGCCATTTATACAAACTAACAGGCAACATCCACAGCAGCGGCAGCAGTCACAATCTCAACAGCAAGCTAAGGGTGTTAAGGGAGTTGGTAGAGGAGGGAACATGATGATTCATCAGAACCTCCAGATTGATCCTGCCATTTTGAATGGGTCTATAATGGAAGCTCAGGATTCATATACTGGTTCATCCGCTAATGCTGTGGCACCGACCAGGCAATATGCAACTTCACAATTGTCTAATCAGCCCCTGCCTCAGCAGAAAAAATATTCTGGTCAAGCATCATCATCATCTAAGCATTTACAGCAAATGATTTCTCATTCTGATACCAGTCAAGGTCATGTTCCACCAGTTGCTCCTGCTCCAGGTTTGCCTGCTGCCCATCAGTCTGTTACGCCATTGGCTGCTGCTTCTTCTAACCACCCGCAGATAATACCTCATCAAAAGTTCGTGAATCAAAATCAGTCGGCTCTCCAAAAGGTGGTTCAATCAAACCACCAGTTTGGTTCGGAAGCAATACATAAAGCACATCCCAGAGGCTCTGATACTTATCAAAACTCGACCAGTAACTCCACTGAAATGGAAGCAACAACATCATTGCCTCAGAACCAGTGGCATACTTCAGAACCAGTAAATGAATCAAATGTGTTGAATTCAGCAACAAGTTTGGGGTCCTTGGGTTCCAAACCAGCAAATTTAAGTGAGTCTATTCTTCAATCCAGCCAAGGACATGGGCAGAGACTATCATCGGCCAATTTAATACCTATTACGCATGATGTGAGTTCACAATGGCAGCGCCAGCAGCCACAAGCGCAACATTCTCACTCTCCATCTCCCTCGTCTCAGCAGCAGTCGCAGATTCACCAGGCAGGGAATGCAAAATTTTACAGTACTCCCGGTGACTCTAGATTGGAGTGA